The Montipora foliosa isolate CH-2021 chromosome 14, ASM3666993v2, whole genome shotgun sequence genome window below encodes:
- the LOC137984651 gene encoding D-inositol 3-phosphate glycosyltransferase-like — protein sequence MSTWNPSIPTCSTSSCELQEVHGSRTGLEAPSRKLKVTLLSSEWKSTKGGLSTINRELAIQLAKHQNVEVSMYLPECSEEDVTIAGKNHVKLLQAKELIGYEPIEWLSSAPENHEMDYVIGHGLILGRQVQLIQKQLTCKWVQVVHTAPEDLGMFKGYANAISRAEKKHKAELLLCESADQVVAVGPKLADEYKCYLRYSKRDQSVFVLTPSIFSEFSVVQQAAEERDKFRVLVFGRGDNEDFELKGYDIAAKAFSKLKKKPYQLIFVGAPLGKEEEVADKLCQHGIARKQLKVRPFKESRENLVRLFCEVDLCIMPSRTEGFGLAALEALSAGLPILVSGNSGLGDALQNVPHGSSCVVNSEDPREWADAIKRVRKKRRDVRLKETKDLCIQYAEEYRWEKQCGELVGRMLDSISGTHQATEGEQDSPLTRSHLPTAMVCEACVEPTDKKGKRPLHPSVIPPSKKQRHDTDICIEIHHASLEEEASSVTRSHLETTVDTQARNLCGGISERQTAEMQQRHVTDTHKAGIADSVVVKLLRQEYKRRAEFRPLLWNTGKGMKLHLDEVYTRLKIVARPKGLEDAEIDLEVILFSNLEETTASLNWLPWDL from the exons ATGTCAACCTGG AATCCCTCCATTCCTACATGTAGCACCTCATCTTGTGAATTACAGGAAGTTCATGGAAGCAGAACAGGCCTGGAAGCACCAAGTAGAAAACTTAAGGTTACTCTTTTGAGCAGTGAATGGAAATCTACAAAAGGAGGCTTGTCGACCATCAACAGAGAGCTTGCCATTCAGTTGGCAAAACATCAGAATGTGGAAGTCAGTATGTACCTTCCTGAGTGCAGTGAAGAAGATGTGACGATTGCAGGTAAAAACCATGTTAAGCTCTTACAAGCAAAAGAGCTGATTGGATATGAACCAATTGAATGGCTGTCGTCTGCACCAGAAAACCACGAGATGGATTATGTGATTGGGCATGGGCTAATACTTGGACGACAAGTGCAACTCATTCAGAAGCAACTAACATGTAAGTGGGTTCAGGTCGTGCATACAGCCCCTGAAGACCTAGGAATGTTCAAAGGATATGCAAATGCAATTTCAAGAGCAGAGAAGAAGCACAAAGCAGAGTTGCTATTGTGTGAATCGGCAGACCAAGTTGTAGCAGTTGGTCCCAAGTTGGCTGATGAGTACAAATGCTATCTTCGTTACAGCAAGAGAGACCAATCTGTATTTGTACTCACACCCAGCATATTTTCTGAATTTTCTGTGGTTCAGCAAGCAGCGGAAGAAAGAGATAAATTTCGTGTTTTGGTTTTTGGTCGTGGTGACAATGAAGATTTTGAGTTAAAGGGTTATGACATTGCAGCCAAAGCCTTTTCTAAGTTGAAAAAGAAACCATACCAACTGATCTTTGTTGGTGCACCACTTGGAAAAGAGGAGGAAGTAGCAGATAAGTTGTGCCAGCATGGCATTGCACGGAAACAACTGAAAGTTCGCCCTTTTAAGGAAAGCAGAGAGAATCTAGTTAGACTGTTTTGTGAAGTAGATCTGTGCATAATGCCATCAAGAACTGAGGGTTTTGGTTTGGCTGCACTTGAAGCATTATCCGCAGGTCTTCCTATTCTTGTTAGTGGTAATTCTGGTTTAGGAGATGCTCTGCAGAATGTGCCGCATGGTTCAAGCTGTGTAGTAAATTCTGAAGATCCTAGAGAATGGGCCGACGCAATTAAACGTGTCCGTAAAAAGAGGAGGGATGTTCGGCTCAAAGAGACGAAGGATCTTTGCATTCAATATGCTGAGGAGTACAGGTGGGAGAAACAGTGTGGTGAACTTGTGGGAAGGATGCTTGATAGCATTTCTG GAACTCATCAAGCAACTGAAGGTGAACAGGACTCACCATTGACAAGAAGTCACTTGCCAACTGCCATGGTGTGCGAAGCTTGTGTAGAACCAACAG ataaaaaaggaaaaagacccTTACATCCAAGTGTCATCCCACCATCAAAGAAACAAAGACATGATACAGACATTTGCATAG AGATTCATCATGCTTCTTTAGAAGAAGAGGCTTCATCAGTGACAAGAAGTCACTTGGAAACTACTGTTGATACACAAGCGAGAAATTTGTGTGGAG GTATATCAGAAAGACAAACTGCAGAAATGCAACAAAGACATGTTACAGACACCCATAAAG CCGGCATTGCTGACTCTGTGGTCGTGAAATTGCTCAGACAAGAGTACAAAAGACGAGCTGAGTTCAGGCCGCTTCTTTGGAACACTGGCAAAGGCATGAAGTTACATCTCGATGAAGTCTACACTAGACTTAAAATTGTCGCGAGACCAAAAGGACTTGAAGACGCAGAAATAGACTTGG AGgtgattttgttttcaaatttggaaGAAACTACCGCATCATTAAATTGGTTGCCATGGGACCTATAA